CACCGCGTGTTACTGTTATACATTGCCTATATTAGTCATGTAAAATAAGATCGTATCGTAAATATTTCACTTGTTGTTAGAATTGCACTTACGTTAGAATACTGAGCATACTCGTGTTGGACATTTACTACCCGAAATGCCTAGCTATGTATTTAAAAGGACAAACGTTCTGatcaatacaaaacacaggaaagtAGCTGAAGAAAAGTCAACCACATATAGTAAAATAAATGTTCACACAGTCATGTTCTGATAACAATGACAGAAGTCATGATAAAGACTCCCACTGGATATTGCTACGCTATGCTCAAGTGGTTAACATCGTGACGCTCTCAAGACGGCAAAGAAACACTCCTCAAACGTGAATTCCCAAATTGCATCTCCTCCATTACACCAGTGACAAGTTTTACCTAAAAAAAACAGTGTGCCAAATCATCAGAGATTAAAAAACGGTTTCAACCCCATGGACCGCATTTGGTAAGATTCAACCGCTTACTGAACATAGATAGACATTTGGAAACAAATATAGGTCTACGCGGTTGAAATGGACAAATATACGACAGTATGCAACGTTAGGCGTTCAATGTTGATGATAATTATGTAGCCTATATCATCGATCTGCAATATGGTGCATACTTACATTTTCCATATGTTTCACCTTATTTTCTCGCAATACTCTACGTATACAAATGCTAGGGTGAGAAAATTGCACAAATTCGTGAAGATTAAACACTATTGATAAGTGTCATGGGCAGCCATTCATTCATACGTCAGAGAGCATTCAGCGCTTCGCGCGAATCTTAATTTCAGAAGATTAGCACACCTTTAGAACCAGGGACAGCAAATCTCGCTTTATGAAGCCAGGAGGCCAAAGGCATAGTGCGAAACAAATCAAATGTGATAACTCTGAAGTGGAAGGCTCTTTTCAAGCTAAGAGGAACTTTGAAAACAGTTATCTTTAACTATGGGGAGTTCAAAGGAGTAATTCATGAAGCAATATTTCAATAGACAAATAGGCTCGTTTATGTAGAGATCTTACCTTCTCTTTGTTTGGTAATGTTTGAGTCATGTCAAACGTGTCATTTCCATTAATACTGATCAGTTCTGCATCTGCAGGTGGATACGGTGCGGGGAAAACCACTACGTCACTCTTCAGTGTGTCTGAGCTGAAACACACGTCATACTGCTGAGTAGATTTAGAGTAAGACCAGCTCCCGTCAGGGTGTGTGGTGATCATTGGGGCGCTGTACCTTCTGAAACTGTCGTCTGTCTTGCGGCATTTTACAGCTATTAAACTGATGAGGCTCAATAAAAATATGAATGACACCGAGGCAGTGGCGATCAGTAAATACAGGTTTAAATCAGAGAAGCTCTCCTCCTTTCTCGGTACGTTTTTGAAATGAGTCTGGATTTCACCTGTACTTTCAACCACCACTATATCAATAGACACAGTCGCTGACAGTGAGGGTTCTCCACTATCAGAAACCAACACCACCAACGGGTGAGCTTTCAGGTCATTGTCACTCATTCGCCTCTTAGTCCTTAGTTCCCCGGTGCTGGTTCCGATTCGGAAGAGGTTGGTTCCCTTGGGCTCAGAGATGTGATAAGAAAGCAGCGCATTGTAGCCAGAGTCGGAGTCTACAGCCCTGATCTTGGCCACAAAGTAGCCCGCTTCAGCAGAATAGGGAATGTTCTCAGAGTTAACGGAGCCGTGATCAGAATAGGGCGCTAGAATCCCAGGACTGTTGTCATTTTCATCCAGAATAAAAACATTCACAGTCACGTTGCTGTTGAGAGGAGGAACACCAGAGTCTGTGGCCTGAACTTTAAAATGGACAGTTTGTATCTCCTCATAGTTAAAAGACTGCAGGCTGACAATATCTCCTGTATCTGAGTTTATATTTACAGATGATGATATTGAAACACTTGTGTCTAATAATGAATACGTCATCTTTGCATTTCCATCTGAATCTGGATCAAAAGCAGACATCGTATAAATGACGTCACCTACCGGACTGTTCTCTTTGACATAAACATTAATCACTGGTTCTGAGAAGCGAGGAGCGTTGTCATTCACATCAGAAACGTGTACAGTAATAACGCTGGTGCTGGAGAGAGGCGGGGTCCCTCCATCCGTAACTGTGACAGTTACATTGTACTGAGAAACACTCTCTCTGTCAAGAGGCCCATCTACCACTAACGAATAATAGTTTTTATAGTTCGACTTTAGTTTAAAAGGAACAGAGCCAACAAGTTTACAGTTAGTGAGGCCGTTTTTCCCTCCGTCTTTATCTATCACAGTTACCAAGGCGACCACTGTCCCCATTTCACTATCCTCTTTCACTGGGCTCATAAGTGACGTCACCGAGACTTCAGGGGCATTGTCGTTGACATCAATAACTTCTACCAACACTTTAGAATAACCACTGCGGGGTGACGAACCTTGGTCAGTTGCTTGCACCCGGATTTCATACGCAGCATTTGCCTCATGATCCAAATTCGCCTTTACAGTAATTTCCCCAGTGTCTGGATTTAGGGCAAACATATCAGCAGGATTCAGATTCCCACGCTCAACGAATGAATACACAAGTTCACTATGTAGTCCTTCGTCTATATCAGTAGCACTAAGTGTTAAGACTGTAGTCCCAAAAGGTATATTCTCAGGCACACTGACCTTATACAGCGGCTTGCTAAATGAGGGTGAATTATCATTTGAATCTATGACATTTACAACAATAGGCAGCGTTCCAGATTGTGGAGGTTTTCCTCCATCTACAGCGGTCAGTGTGAGCTGAATAACGGGCTGTTTCTCTCGGTCTAAAGCTTTCTGCAGCACTAACTCAGCAGACACACTCTGCTCTCCACCGTTCTGTACATCCAGGGAAAAGTGTTCATTCGGGCTCAGCTTGTAGCTCTTTACCGAGTTACTGCCCGTATCTGCGTCATTCGCTATTGGCAGTGGGTATCGCTCGCCGGGGTATGAAGATTCAGTTATGTTAAAAGTAGCAACCTTTTTAATGAATGACGGAGAATTGTCATTGATGTCTAAAATATTCACCTCGATGCGGTGGAGAAGCATAGGATGGCTCAATATGGCCTCTATATTTAGAGAGCACTTTACCGTACTCGGACagagctcctctctgtctattctctCGTTAACGAACAGTACTCCTGTTTTCAGATTCGCATCAAAATACCGCTTACTATGTCCCGATACAATCCTTAGACCCCTTGACTCCAGGTCCTGTACATTAAGGTTTAAATCCTTGGCGAGATTCCCCACAAACGTGCCTTTGTCCACCTCCTCTGAAACGGAGTAAGAGATCTGCGCTGCAGACCAGTCAAATAAACAAAGCAACGCGACGCAATGAATCCAAACGGCTTCTCTTTGTCTTCGACAACCCATCGCTGCTTGTACAAAGTAAATGAATCCAATAGAAAATATTCACATATCAATGAaacctaaaaataaaaataaatccgtTAGAGAGATCCTGTACACAACCCCGCCCTCTCAGTCTCACCACCATTCGAGTGTCTCTTGACAAAGGCGCTCGGACTAGTGACTCTATTCTCTTTTTCATTCAGAGAGGAGGAGTCATAGAATATCAAATTCTGTGGTCTATAGCGACATCGTGTGTTGTTTATAGACTATATTACTCATTAATATAAGAGTGTATATTATTTGACTAGTTAGAATACGGAGGTAAACTCCAGTGGACAGTCTCGTGTTGGACATCCGCTACACGAAATGCCTATGTCTTTAAAGGACAAGCGTTCTGTCCAATGCAAAACACGGGAAGGTAGTTCACGAAAGGTCAACCCAATATAATGAAACAAATGCTCAGATGGTCATGTTCTGATAACATTGACAGAAGCTAGAACAATCAACGAGGAGTAAAGACCGAGGGGATATCGACATTCAAAACTCAAGGGGTTAACAGTGTGATGCGCTATAGACTGCAAAGTGAGAAAACGTTGCATCCATTCCATCACACCAGTAACAAGCATTCATCTAAAGAGAACACTGCTCCCATTAGCGGAGAGCAAAAACGGTTTCAGCACCATGGAAAGCAATTATGGTAGGCTTTCACCGCTTACTGAAAATAGTCCGTTGGGAACAAATGCGGTTGACATGGATACACAATAGGCATATGTACCTTTACGCTGATAATGTCAATAGCGGTTGTGTAGCCTATATCATCAATCTGAAACATGATGCATCTGTATATTTCCCATACGTTGAATACGTTCCTGTCCATTCTCACTCTACCCTGCATACTTACGACTTTGCTTGGGGTTAGGCATTTAAACGCCCAGCTCTGAAGTTTAGCGCactttcagaaccatggacagcaaATCTCCCTTTATGAAGCCAGGAGGCCATTCACACAGTGAAAACAAAGCCAAGATAAAAACTCTTGAGTGGAAGGATGTTTTCAACGTAATAGCAACGTTGAAAACAATATCTTTGACTGGGAGTTCAGAGGAGTAATACAAAGATGCTTCTACATAAGATGTATAGGTTAGTTTATGTAGAAATCTCACCTTGTCTTTGTTTGGGTAATGTTTGAGTCCTGTCAACGTGTCATTTCCATTAATACTGATCAGTTCTGCATCTGCAGGTGGATACGGTGCGGGGAAAACCACTACGTCACTCTTCAGTGTGTCTGAACTGAAACACACGTCATACTGCTGAGTAGATTTAGAGTAAGACCAGCTCCCGTCAGGGTGTGTGGTGATCATTGGGGCGCTGTACCTTCTGAAACTGTCGTCTGTCCTGTGGCATTCTACAGCAATTAAACTAATGACGCTCAATAAAAATATCACTGACAGCGAGGCAATGGCGATCAGCAAATACAGGTTTAAATCGGAAAAAGCTCTCGTCCTTTCTTGGTACGTTTGTGAATGAGTCTGGATTTCACCTGGTACTTTCAACCACCACTACATCAATAGACACAGTCGCTGACAGTGAAGGTTCTCCGTTATCAGAAACCAACACGACCAACGGGTGAGCTTTCAGGTCATTGTCACTCATTCGCCTCTTAGTCCTTAGTTCCCCGGTGCTGGTTCCGATTCGGAAGAGGTTGGTTCCCTTGGGCTCAGAGATGTGATAAGAAAGCAGCGCATTGTAGCCAGAGTCGGAGTCTACAGCCCTGATCTTGGCCACAAAGTAGCCCGCTTCAGCAGAATAGGGAATGTTCTCAGAGTTAACGGAGCCGTGATCAGAATAGGGCGCTAGAATCCCAGGACTGTTGTCATTTTCATCCAGAATAAAAACATTCACAGTCACGTTGCTGTTGAGAGGAGGAACACCAGAGTCTGTGGCCTGAACTTTAAAATGGACAGTTTGTATCTCCTCATAGTTAAAAGACTGCAGGCTGACAATATCTCCTGTATCTGAGTTTATATTTACAGATGATGATATTGAAACACTTGTGTCTAATAATGAATACGTCATCTTTGCATTTCCATCTGAATCTGGATCAAAAGCAGACATCGTATAAATGACGTCACCTACCGGACTGTTCTCTTTGACATAAACATTAATCACTGGTTCTGAGAAGCGAGGAGCGTTGTCATTCACATCAGAAACGTGTACAGTAATAACGCTGGTGCTGGAGAGAGGCGGGGTCCCTCCATCCGTAACTGTGACAGTTACATTGTACTGAGAAACACTCTCTCTGTCAAGAGGCCCATCTACCACTAACGAATAATAGTTTTTATAGTTCGACTTTAGTTTAAAAGGAACAGAGCCAACAAGTTTACAGTTAGTGAGGCCGTTTTTCCCTCCGTCTT
This window of the Oncorhynchus keta strain PuntledgeMale-10-30-2019 chromosome 4, Oket_V2, whole genome shotgun sequence genome carries:
- the LOC118381995 gene encoding protocadherin alpha-3-like isoform X23: MGCRRQREAVWIHCVALLCLFDWSAAQISYSVSEEVDKGTFVGNLAKDLNLNVQDLESRGLRIVSGHSKRYFDANLKTGVLFVNERIDREELCPSTVKCSLNIEAILSHPMLLHRIEVNILDINDNSPSFIKKVATFNITESSYPGERYPLPIANDADTGSNSVKSYKLSPNEHFSLDVQNGGEQSVSAELVLQKALDREKQPVIQLTLTAVDGGKPPQSGTLPIVVNVIDSNDNSPSFSKPLYKVSVPENIPFGTTVLTLSATDIDEGLHSELVYSFVERGNLNPADMFALNPDTGEITVKANLDHEANAAYEIRVQATDQGSSPRSGYSKVLVEVIDVNDNAPEVSVTSLMSPVKEDSEMGTVVALVTVIDKDGGKNGLTNCKLVGSVPFKLKSNYKNYYSLVVDGPLDRESVSQYNVTVTVTDGGTPPLSSTSVITVHVSDVNDNAPRFSEPVINVYVKENSPVGDVIYTMSAFDPDSDGNAKMTYSLLDTSVSISSSVNINSDTGDIVSLQSFNYEEIQTVHFKVQATDSGVPPLNSNVTVNVFILDENDNSPGILAPYSDHGSVNSENIPYSAEAGYFVAKIRAVDSDSGYNALLSYHISEPKGTNLFRIGTSTGELRTKRRMSDNDLKAHPLVVLVSDSGEPSLSATVSIDIVVVESTGEIQTHFKNVPRKEESFSDLNLYLLIATASVSFIFLLSLISLIAVKCRKTDDSFRRYSAPMITTHPDGSWSYSKSTQQYDVCFSSDTLKSDVVVFPAPYPPADAELISINGNDTFDMTQTLPNKEKPKVPNSDWRYSASLRAGMQSSVHMEESSVMQGAQGVLVQNWPTVSSAAGDAEGGEVSPPMGAGVDSNSWHFRYGAGGPGGPPQHLKPGEVPPEAFIIPGSPAIISIRQQGGEDDKSDFISFGKKEEAKKKKKKKKEKKDKKDKGKDDDE